A stretch of the Lolium perenne isolate Kyuss_39 chromosome 3, Kyuss_2.0, whole genome shotgun sequence genome encodes the following:
- the LOC127341845 gene encoding uncharacterized protein → MDLPLALSALLLLLAVFLAPTALLFLAFHHHPHHPRPTPSPEPAAANLDPPAPPEDEKRPRRRAKRKQQQQQQKGGDAAAAADDALLLLRRPQFPLASVAGPLQRRITARYDDLARASHDHCLTVHQIREFLNCLVDARNELLHKSEIARRSFTIKKALLSNSRNCRSSYDQHRLSKQVDKLESEHERLKKDAAVYNFLQEQLRMSDHYKLMMELNDAMEKKALEQALADEESQMSFEELLEEEKKDAAFWWRDGKLRSISDCK, encoded by the exons ATGGACCTGCCGCTAGCACTCTCcgcgctgctcctcctcctcgccgtctTCCTCGCCCCGACCGCACTGCTCTTCCTCGCcttccaccaccacccccaccaccCCCGGCCCACGCCTTCTCCCGAACCGGCCGCCGCAAACCTCGACCCGCCCGCGCCGCCCGAGGACGAGAAGAGGCCGCGGCGGAGGGCGAAGcggaagcagcagcagcagcagcagaaggGCGGGGACGCGGCCGCGGCGGCCGACGacgcgctgctgctgctgcggcgcCCGCAGTTCCCGCTCGCCTCGGTGGCGGGCCCGCTGCAGCGCCGGATCACCGCGCGCTACGACGACCTCGCGCGGGCCAGCCACGACCACTGCCTCACCGTTCACCAG ATTCGCGAGTTCCTTAACTGTCTTGTAGATGCGAGGAATGAGCTGCTGCATAA GTCTGAGATCGCCCGAAGAAGCTTTACAATAAAGAAGGCCCTGTTATCCAACAGTCGTAACTGTAGGTCTTCATATGATCAACATCGCCTATCTAAACAG GTAGATAAACTGGAGTCAGAACATGAAAGACTAAAGAAAGATGCCGCCGTTTACaactttcttcaggagcagcttcGGATGTCAGACCACTACAAACTG ATGATGGAGCTTAACGACGCAATGGAGAAGAAAGCCCTTGAACAAGCCCTCGCTGACGAGGAATCCCAGATGTCATTCGAGGAGCtgctggaggaggagaagaaggacgCTGCCTTCTGGTGGCGTGACGGGAAGCTGAGGTCAATCTCGGACTGCAAGTAG
- the LOC127341846 gene encoding phosphopantothenoylcysteine decarboxylase-like — MATQQAVPDAAAQPRRRRPRVLVAASGSVAAMKFETLCRGLAEWADVRAVATASSLHFIDRASFPSGVALLTDADEWSTWGKIGDEVLHIELRKWADAMVIAPLSANTLAKIAGGLCDNLLTCVVRAWDYGKPIYVAPAMNTFMWDSPFTRRHLDVVAELGVSVIPPVTKRLACGDYGNGAMAEPSEICRTVRLFFGSQDPL, encoded by the exons ATGGCTACGCAGCAGGCGGTGCCGGACGCCGCCGCCCAGCCTCGGAGGCGGAGGCCGCGCGTCCTGGTCGCCGCATCGGGCAGCGTGGCGGCGATGAAGTTCGAGACCCTCTGCCGCGGCCTCGCCGAGTGGGCCGACGTCCGGGCGGTGGCCACGGCCTCATCCCTGCACTTCATCGACCGGGCGTCCTTCCCGAGCGGCGTCGCCCTCCTCACCGACGCCGACGAGTGGTCCACCTGGGGCAAGATCGGCGACGAGGTGCTTCACATCGAGCTACGAAAGTGGGCCGACGCCATGGTCATCGCGCCGCTCTCGGCCAACACGCTGGCAAAG ATCGCCGGCGGGCTGTGCGACAACCTGCTGACGTGCGTGGTGCGCGCGTGGGACTACGGCAAGCCCATCTACGTCGCGCCGGCCATGAACACCTTCATGTGGGACAGCCCCTTCACCAGGCGCCACCTCGACGTCGTGGCGGAGCTCGGCGTGTCCGTCATTCCTCCGGTGACCAAGCGGCTGGCCTGCGGGGACTACGGCAACGGCGCCATGGCAGAGCCCTCCGAGATCTGCAGAACCGTCAGGCTCTTCTTCGGGTCACAAGATCCACTCTGA